A genomic region of Colletotrichum destructivum chromosome 1, complete sequence contains the following coding sequences:
- a CDS encoding Putative chromo/chromo shadow domain, Chromo-like domain superfamily protein: MPRGRPSSKVALQDFPYDTIEKIVAHSLDPDTALVTPTVLVKGARKDISEWDVQEHRPTLLYDYWASFKGRTRQEVLGIGELYHPFRFRRHRRVRGQWQVLVQWLGYSDEGEDVSWEPAVKMRIDAPGVMTDYCGYVDDESAKAALLGLMARAENNEDVELEKEDVKASIGTPAPSKQATKRKRESLAEQPEPVSDRRRPSSRYDLTPATKSPPPILSSSKRRQSQAPPDASIPPQTTPKSSLSTKRQSKLPVGTVANGVSSPVQSQPQSRRKSTRAASVAVPSATASQRLNPADVPRTMLWFMDDFTVGDMQKVCRFIDEHCTGKLRLSLYSGGDWDGKAASGRWEDVFMVSPLGRLGRYDIEDEKED; encoded by the exons ATGCCTCGAGGTAGACCTTCATCCAAGGTTGCTTTGCAAG ACTTCCCCTACGACACCATCGAAAAGATTGTCGCACATTCCCTAGATCCCGATACGGCACTCGTGACTCCCACCGTCCTTGTCAAAGGCGCACGCAAAGATATCTCCGAATGGGATGTCCAGGAACACCGACCGACTCTTCTCTACGATTACTGGGCGAGCTTCAAGGGTAGAACTCGACAAGAGGTTCTCGGTATCGGAGAGCTGTATCATCCTTTCCGGTTTCGGCGACACCGTCGCGTCCGCGGCCAATGGCAGGTGCTTGTCCAGTGGCTAGGATACTCGGACGAAGGAGAGGATGTGTCCTGGGAGCCGGCCGTTAAGATGCGCATCGACGCGCCTGGTGTTATGACCGACTACTGCGGATACGTGGATGACGAGAGTGCGAAGGCGGCTCTCTTGGGCCTGATGGCCCGAGCAGAAAACAACGAGGACGTTGAactggagaaggaggatgtCAAGGCCTCTATCGGGACTCCCGCGCCTTCCAAGCAAGCAACGAAGcgcaagagagagagtctGGCCGAGCAGCCCGAACCTGTCAGCGATAGGCGCCGGCCGT CCTCTAGGTATGACTTGACACCTGCAACCAAGTCGCCCCCTCCCATATTGTCTTCTTCGAAGCGGAGACAATCACAGGCTCCTCCCGACGCCTCGATCCCACCCCAGACGACGCCGAAATCCTCCCTCTCTACCAAACGACAATCGAAGCTTCCCGTGGGAACCGTTGCGAATGGTGTCTCCTCACCTGTTCAGTCACAGCCTCAGTCAAGACGGAAAAGCACGCGAGCAGCCTCTGTGGCAGTCCCGAGCGCCACAGCATCACAGCGTCTTAACCCTGCGGATGTCCCGCGGACGATGCTGTGGTTCATGGACGACTTCACTGTCGGCGACATGCAAAAGGTTTGCCGCTTCATTGACGAGCACTGCACTGGGAAACTTCGCCTGTCTCTTTATAGCGGTGGTGATTGGGATGGCAAGGCTGCCAGCGGGAGGTGGGAAGACGTCTTCATGGTCAGCCCACTCGGTCGCCTGGGTCGGTACGATATCGAGGATGAGAAGGAGGATTGA
- a CDS encoding Putative dynamin stalk domain, GTPase effector domain-containing protein, with protein MGPILLESDEHRDLLDNIDKLRSQGISRYVDLPEIIVCGEQSAGKSSVLEAISGMSFPTKDNLCTRFATELVLRRDADAGISISIIPAPERTLAEIEQISNFRPQVDINEHFLGQVVEDAKSAMGLSDKKVFSTDILHIEIRGPSQPHLTIVDLPGLFRAGNQDQSLEDATIVREMVRKYMARPRSIILAVVSAKSDFALQEVTELTRKIDPRGIRTLGLVTKPDTLDAGSESEAAYLKLVQNKDVKFRLGWHVLKNRSFQMRDASTEDRDKAEDAFFKSGVWASITPRFLGIKSLKPRLSNVLKDQILLQLPGLLRDIETSLEDCRQRLKHIGPSRKTIKEQRQYLLRISQDFSILMKAAVEGNYSHSFFGNALGEDGYKRRLRAVVQNTLTAFAADMEMKGQSRVITEHSSQTGISGTKEISRLEYIDEVKKLIRRSRGCELPGTYNPMIISELFIQQCRPWRQLATAAKDTILDSVRNETYAILTYVANAETSESLMRVVGMTLESLKTGLDNKLDELIKSHTDGHPITYNHYLTENVQKVQAARRRVQMKTALENFFGDRIGNQEYLVKPTVLLTHLLDTTEVDMEVYACETAIDYMKAYYKVALKRFIDDVSVLAIENCLIRPLPDLFTSNVVFDMAEDQVRQLAAESQQLIDERAQCLERQEVLEIGLQTLRPLSRLSIVDSDAVGEVDPDENTSLTGPEESEVISGHSTQAGSSVAGLESRGTGAVPEQNMPVSDEKPMSTWGIETAAKEEPEDLWGITVTRQAIVQ; from the exons ATGGGCCCTATTTTGTTAGAATCGGACGAGCATCGCGACTTACTTGACAATATCGATAAGCTGCGCTCCCAAGGCATCAGCAGATATGTTGACTTGCCAGAGATCATTGTTTGCGGCGAGCAGTCTGCCGGAAAGAGCTCGGTATTAGAGGCCATCTCGGGCATGTCCTTTCCCACCAAGGACAACCTTTGTACTCGTTTCGCGACAGAGCTGGTCCTGCGTCGGGACGCTGATGCGGGGATTAGTATTTCGATCATACCTGCACCCGAAAGAACTCTAGCGGAGATCGAACAAATCTCCAACTTCAGACCTCAAGTTGACATCAACGAGCACTTCCTTGGCCAagtcgtcgaggatgcgaAGTCTGCCATGGGATTGTCGGACAAAAAGGTCTTCAGCACCGATATCCTCCACATTGAGATACGCGGACCGTCTCAGCCGCATCTTACAATAGTCGACCTTCCAGGACTCTTCAGGGCCGGCAATCAGGACCAGTCTCTCGAAGATGCTACAATCGTCAGGGAAATGGTGCGCAAATACATggcgagaccaagaagcATCATTCTGGCTGTCGTCTCGGCAAAGAGCGACTTTGCGCTTCAAGAGGTCACCGAGCTCACCCGCAAGATTGATCCACGAGGGATTCGCACATTGGGCCTTGTTACCAAGCCAGACACCTTGGATGCTGGGTCAGAGAGCGAGGCAGCATACCTCAAACTCGTCCAAAACAAAGACGTAAAGTTTCGGCTCGGTTGGCATGTTCTGAAAAATCGCAGTTTTCAGATGAGAGACGCCTCCACGGAAGATCGCGATaaggccgaggacgcctTCTTCAAATCTGGAGTCTGGGCTTCCATTACCCCACGATTTCTTGGTATCAAGTCACTTAAGCCCCGGTTGAGCAACGTATTGAAGGACCAGATCCTTCTTCAGCTCCCCGGCCTTTTACGCGACATTGAAACCAGCCTCGAGGATTGTCGCCAGAGGCTGAAGCACATCGGTCCATCACGAAAAACAATCAAAGAGCAGCGCCAGTATCTACTGAGAATAAGCCAAGATTTTTCTATCTTGATGAAAGCTGCAGTAGAAGGAAACTACAGTCACTCTTTCTTTGGCAACGCGCTTGGTGAAGACGGATATAAGAGGCGTTTACGAGCGGTCGTTCAAAATACGTTGACAGCTTTTGCGGCAGACATGGAGATGAAAGGTCAGAGCAGAGTCATCACGGAGCATTCTTCACAGACCGGTATTTCTGGTACAAAGGAGATAAGCCGCCTCGAATACATTGACGAGGTGAAAAAGCTCATCAGGCGGAGCAGAGGTTGCGAGCTCCCAGGCACATATAACCCGATGATCATCAGCGAGTTATTCATTCAACAgtgccggccgtggcggcagttggcaacagcagcaaagGACACAATTTTGGACTCGGTTCGAAATGAGACGTACGCCATCTTGACCTACGTGGCCAATGCCGAAACAAGCGAATCGCTTATGCGCGTTGTTGGTATGACTCTCGAAAGTCTCAAGACCGGACTTGATAACAAACTGGACGAGTTGATCAAATCACACACCGATGGTCACCCAATAACTTACAACCATTACCTAACCGAGAACGTGCAAAAAGTGCAAGCCGCTAGACGCCGGGTGCAAATGAAGACCGCCCTTGAGAACTTCTTTGGTGATAGAATCGGAAATCAAGAATATTTGGTGAAGCCAACGGTGCTTCTGACACATTTGCTGGACACGACAGAAGTAGACATGGAAGTCTACGCTTGTGAGACCGCAATTGATTATATGAAGGCCTATTACAAG GTCGCATTGAAGAGATTTATCGATGATGTTAGCGTTCTCGCCATTGAAAACTGTTTGATCCGGCCTCTGCCAGATCTATTCACCTCCAACGTCGTCTTTGACATGGCCGAAGATCAAGTCCGACAGCTTGCAGCGGAAAGCCAACAACTAATCGACGAGCGCGCACAATGTCTTGAAAGACAGGAAGTTCTTGAGATTGGACTCCAGACACTGAGACCTCTCAGCAGACTCAGTATAGTCGATTCAG ATGCTGTGGGAGAAGTTGATCCTGACGAGAACACGTCCCTGACGGGACCAGAGGAGTCTGAAGTCATCTCAGGACATTCGACGCAAGCGGGATCATCAGTAGCTGGCTTGGAGTCTAGGGGAACCGGGGCTGTACCCGAGCAGAATATGCCGGTTTCAGATGAAAAACCTATGTCTACATGGGGTATTGAAACAGCCGCGAAGGAAGAACCTGAGGATCTATGGGG
- a CDS encoding Putative P-loop containing nucleoside triphosphate hydrolase → MLFRTGYLTAVTATGTLALGLNMPCKTVVFAGDSVFLTALNYRQASGRAGRRGFDLLGNVVFHGIPEHRAMEIISSRLPDLRGQFPISVMLILRLFGFLHGTKDSEYAIKAVESLLMQTRLFLGGPASQMTVKHHVRFSIEYLRRQHLLSSNGVPLNFSGLVSHLYFTENAVFALHSLLMKSYLHELCKNIDREEEQRTLLLTLMTVLCHLFCHIPCTKYRNQEWLEKVVHRSPSIVLLPALPPKAAHVLKAHNEETFKIFRTYVHTFVDQHLSHTPDDELPFTKTRVGPTESEFVDTAAANISLLPPTAIRSPFSALSGFTDNFNTIHELCDTVRAGVFLDESAIPYIPVYPHETNNVPWNAYIYDFFKHGDLEALVRDNGIKRGDVWFRLKDFSLVLATIVTSLENFLGSNDVDDAGMVDVQDVGDILEEERFDDDFVQQSPGAP, encoded by the coding sequence ATGCTATTCCGCACGGGTTACTTGACTGCCGTAACTGCAACTGGCACACTGGCTCTTGGCCTGAACATGCCTTGCAAGACTGTGGTCTTTGCAGGAGACTCAGTCTTTTTAACAGCACTCAACTATCGACAGGCGTCGGGTCGTGCTGGCCGTCGTGGCTTCGATCTTCTCGGTAATGTAGTGTTCCACGGCATCCCTGAACACCGCGCCATGGAAATAATCTCGTCACGCCTACCAGATCTGAGAGGACAGTTCCCCATATCGGTGATGTTGATTCTTCGACTCTTCGGTTTTCTTCACGGCACCAAAGACTCCGAGTACGCCATCAAAGCAGTCGAGTCTCTGCTCATGCAGACGCGTCTTTTTCTAGGGGGGCCGGCCTCGCAGATGACTGTCAAGCATCACGTGCGATTCTCGATTGAGTATTTACGACGCCAACACCTGCTCTCTTCAAATGGGGTGCCCCTTAACTTTTCAGGCTTGGTTAGCCATCTATACTTCACCGAGAATGCCGTCTTTGCCCTGCATTCCCTTCTCATGAAGAGTTATTTGCATGAGCTCTGCAAAAACATCgaccgagaagaagaacagagGACGCTGCTGCTCACACTGATGACTGTACTGTGCCACCTCTTCTGTCATATTCCCTGCACGAAGTACAGAAATCAAGAGTGGCTCGAGAAGGTTGTTCATCGATCGCCCTCAATCGTCCTTCTCCCTGCGCTTCCTCCGAAAGCTGCTCATGTCCTCAAAGCCCACAACGAGGAGACTTTCAAGATATTCAGGACGTACGTGCACACTTTTGTCGACCAGCATCTGAGCCACACCCCGGATGACGAGTTGCCCTTTACCAAAACACGAGTCGGTCCTACCGAGAGCGAGTTCGTTGATACCGCTGCTGCGAACATCTCCCTCTTACCCCCCACGGCCATTCGCTCCCCTTTTTCTGCACTCTCAGGCTTCACGGACAACTTCAACACGATCCATGAGTTGTGCGATACAGTTCGGgccggcgtcttcctcgacgagtcGGCTATTCCGTACATCCCCGTCTACCCTCACGAGACCAACAACGTGCCGTGGAACGCTTACATTTACGACTTCTTTAAGCACGGCGACCTGGAAGCCCTAGTGAGAGATAACGGAATCAAGCGCGGAGATGTGTGGTTCCGCCTCAAAGACTTTTCACTCGTCTTGGCAACCATTGTGACGAGCCTAGAGAACTTTTTAGGCAGCAATGATGTAGACGATGCCGGCATGGTCGATGTTCAAGATGTGGGTGACATCCTTGAAGAAGAGAGATTCGATGACGATTTTGTGCAGCAGTCACCGGGAGCTCCTTGA
- a CDS encoding Putative SET domain, JmjC domain, SET domain superfamily protein produces the protein MSDLESIISDLDAKLRRVTEIASQVLVPTNEGTRHRQHAGSSALRAEMKSLLAQMSADLQEVKRKVSRSSSGSAQLAHRPPSSVGTSAIVPSSLPDSSLAIHKQRSNDPASADQSPAQCPDHQSQSAAPGEQAKGDPSSAERNTDTTTSTSLADPTSNFKRPSPPAPEGSEAASATASRTNSSVEASSPSARTKFSLTTNEMGPRLIPNIRRMLAEKDFNGHIRVTDMEPVDWDALANRLHKPEYREQLAVEYSPDSTMKGCSRLRLASSAKFLFPKLSTTPPKPPIDEIWKFLDRLASNPPEGKIPYYVGPPLASDFISLLHPGEEFSQFAAIPGGNSVYWHAGCRLSGTPWHKEDANWRSVNKVCSGLKLWVVVPAHYAARFEEFVKQHWRTNNCAQFVRHLSLFIGPTTLKEADIEFSIHCAGPGDMIVTNPGQYHMVANFTDCFAMSINFLLPGEKVIPDDLAVCEQCGLFSLAHKGFRAVSSPLTYDETERLPVTSISENEKLQPKKRAVLRQAAGPLRPCKKQKSTPMSSSASRELTEAEEQIKKVDPLCIVPSFGAQPPSSEVFKLAAVIYSRLAIRQFCSLIRSRRDLDTESFRMNLSQDIPARVGQRLGRIDVFLRKTDLGRLCARLETFYLAQDIDNSKDGRIRADPAVIKKILKQTKCSKKTLERYRSQGNKWRRLCDGYKGLLCLIFLDGGNSFRINPDSYTSLEEADVHMFQDLLNSPYIRALCSVAKTFQRSLDSTSYDVEFCWEAGKWPLDSTSCDVEFRWEAEKQPLEKLPENHMLTLLQPLPSALENIFDPDKYQDWPRPPSWLEEWPWPTDPTAILGVDDKKCDFCDEEECECIHKSTQHKPRIKHYGNKGRGLQAVACKQGRMAYQKGDIVGFITGRIVPPDTYHDSWTLDFVRPDLADEPVVCQVRFADVGNCFRLLNHSCNPSARFVQMRASGRYSTAVKASRNISDGEEITVSYGSKWAGEHCLCEVHQK, from the coding sequence ATGTCGGACCTGGAGTCAATAATATCCGACCTGGACGCAAAGCTCAGGCGAGTCACCGAGATCGCATCGCAAGTTCTGGTGCCCACCAACGAAGGAACGCGACATCGGCAGCATGCGGGAAGCTCTGCCCTGAGGGCTGAGATGAAGAGCTTGCTAGCTCAGATGTCTGCCGATCTGCAAGAGGTCAAAAGAAAGGTTTCCCGCTCATCTTCAGGGAGCGCCCAGCTAGCACACAGACCACCTTCTTCAGTCGGCACCTCTGCGATTGTCCCTTCCTCACTGCCAGACTCCTCCTTAGCCATCCATAAACAGCGATCCAACGATCCAGCCTCGGCGGATCAATCGCCGGCCCAGTGTCCAGATCACCAATCTCAGTCTGCCGCTCCGGGCGAACAGGCGAAAGGCGACCCGAGCTCAGCAGAAAGGAACACAGACACAacaacgtcgacgtcgctTGCAGACCCCACGTCCAACTTCAAAAGGCCATCTCCACCCGCCCCTGAAGGTTCTGAGGCAGCCTCTGCAACGGCCTCAAGGACAAACTCTTCAGTCGAAGCCTCATCGCCTTCAGCCAGGACGAAGTTCAGCCTGACGACTAATGAAATGGGGCCGAGACTGATACCAAACATCCGGAGAATGCTGGCAGAGAAAGACTTCAACGGCCACATCAGGGTCACAGACATGGAACCGGTCGATTGGGATGCCCTAGCAAACAGACTCCATAAGCCAGAGTATCGGGAACAGCTCGCAGTCGAATATTCTCCTGACTCGACAATGAAAGGATGCTCGCGGCTAAGGCTAGCATCGTCGGCGAAATTTCTGTTCCCAAAACTGTCAACGACACCACCCAAACCTCCTATCGATGAGATCTGGAAATTTCTGGATAGGCTAGCCAGCAATCCCCCAGAAGGAAAGATACCCTACTATGTCGGGCCCCCGCTAGCTTCTGACTTTATCTCGCTGCTCCACCCGGGAGAGGAATTCTCACAGTTCGCGGCCATTCCAGGTGGAAACTCGGTCTACTGGCATGCTGGCTGTCGATTGTCAGGCACGCCTTGGCATAAAGAAGATGCGAACTGGCGGTCGGTCAACAAGGTCTGTTCTGGCTTGAAGCTATGGGTCGTTGTTCCGGCGCACTATGCTGCCCGCTTCGAGGAGTTTGTTAAGCAGCACTGGAGGACGAACAATTGCGCGCAGTTTGTGCGTCACCTTTCGCTATTTATCGGCCCTACAACTCTCAAGGAGGCAGACATCGAGTTCAGCATTCACTGCGCTGGGCCCGGCGATATGATCGTCACGAATCCGGGCCAGTACCATATGGTCGCGAACTTCACCGACTGCTTCGCCATGTCAATCAACTTCTTGCTTCCTGGGGAAAAAGTCATTCCAGACGATCTTGCTGTCTGTGAGCAATGTGGGCTGTTCTCTCTTGCTCACAAAGGATTTAGAGCAGTCTCCAGCCCGCTGACTTACGACGAAACTGAGAGGCTGCCGGTCACGAGCATCTCAGAAAATGAAAAGCTACAGCCAAAGAAAAGGGCTGTGTTGCGACAAGCGGCGGGCCCTCTACGGCCATgcaaaaaacaaaagagCACTCCAATGTCATCTTCGGCCAGCCGTGAGCTGACCGAGGCTGAGGAACAGATCAAGAAAGTCGACCCGCTGTGCATAGTTCCATCTTTTGGCGCACAACCTCCAAGTTCCGAGGTCTTCAAACTAGCCGCAGTCATCTACAGTCGGCTGGCCATTCGCCAGTTCTGCTCCCTCATTCGCAGTAGAAGAGACCTGGATACGGAAAGCTTCCGAATGAACTTATCGCAGGACATTCCCGCACGTGTCGGACAACGCCTTGGCAGAATCGACGTCTTTTTGCGGAAGACTGATCTTGGGCGCCTCTGCGCCCGACTTGAGACGTTCTACCTTGCGCAGGATATTGATAATTCGAAGGATGGCCGCATCAGGGCTGACCCAGCCGTCATCAAAAAGATCCTGAAGCAGACCAAATGCTCAAAGAAAACGCTTGAAAGGTATCGCAGCCAGGGGAACAAATGGAGACGCCTTTGCGATGGCTACAAAGGGCTGCTATGCCTCATTTTCCTCGACGGAGGAAATTCCTTCCGCATAAACCCCGACAGCTACACAAGTCTGGAAGAAGCAGACGTACATATGTTCCAAGACCTCCTCAACAGCCCCTATATCAGAGCGCTTTGTTCGGTTGCAAAAACCTTTCAACGGTCTTTGGACAGTACATCGTACGATGTCGAGTTCTGCTGGGAAGCTGGAAAGTGGCCCTTGGACAGTACATCGTGCGATGTCGAGTTCCGCTGGGAAGCTGAAAAACAGCCCTTGGAAAAACTACCGGAAAACCACATGCTCACACTTCTACAACCACTACCTTCAGCCCTTGAGAATATTTTCGACCCAGACAAGTATCAAGACTGGCCACGTCCCCCGAGCTGGCTAGAAGAgtggccatggccgaccGATCCGACAGCAATCCTAGGTGTGGACGATAAGAAGTGCGACTTCTGCGATGAAGAAGAATGCGAATGTATACACAAGTCCACTCAACATAAACCGCGTATAAAGCACTATGGCAATAAAGGACGAGGACTACAGGCAGTTGCGTGCAAGCAGGGACGTATGGCATATCAGAAAGGCGACATTGTCGGCTTTATTACTGGGAGAATCGTCCCGCCGGACACCTATCACGACTCCTGGACACTGGATTTTGTGCGACCAGATCTAGCGGATGAGCCCGTGGTGTGTCAGGTTCGCTTTGCGGACGTAGGTAACTGTTTCCGATTGCTGAACCACTCCTGCAATCCATCTGCGCGCTTTGTGCAGATGAGGGCGAGCGGGAGGTATTCGACCGCAGTGAAGGCCTCAAGGAATATTtccgacggcgaggagatTACGGTTTCCTACGGGAGCAAATGGGCTGGTGAACACTGTCTCTGCGAGGTGCATCAGAAGTGA